From Candidatus Pedobacter colombiensis, one genomic window encodes:
- a CDS encoding TonB-dependent receptor — MKKYFTIGLLFYAFVLNNTIISKAYAQAQSQQKTITILSKKKIGLSSIFKEISKQSGYSFIYSEDQIKDFYTDDLQISRLELVDALKYLERHFPVAFKVGERSISVVVVQKKQEQILIKGRVVGIDNAPIPGVSIKEKGSIQAVIADSDGYFKISTQNVQGILIFSYIGFKTIEQDFKGSTLSMMIKMTENENSLNEIVVVGYGSQKKINLTGAVSTIDVKSTLEGRPVADVGRALQGGAAGLRITIPSGEVGSDPIIKIRGQIGSLSGESSPLILLDNVEIPSIALVNPGDIESITILKDAAASSIYGAKAAFGVVLITTKQGTGKDKPQINYSGNLAFQNPWKELKMADVDGLKYAVDAAERVGKTSATGGYFLVNRESYERAVAWKEKYGNSIGLNDPTVYGRDWYVQNSSKMGVRTYDPFAAMVKEWAPTQQHNLSIGGTSGKTSYYLGLAALDQSGMMKPAKSDQFSRYNASLKVTSEISKYITARAGAIYSRRNKEYPYITSSTTADPWYYLFRWGPIYPLGNDENGDPIRSPASEAAAANTANILQNYMNFNLGSTINILKNWKADVDYTFSNQEEISNRPGTRYTGRDSWADPLKRLDKNGDPVYVNNEGKVVASTDPGAMLAYDMILSTYTAPGSNPDHFRRQSSNFYRHTINAYTTYKLDLDKNHHFKYILGLNRVTDKSADQYTQITNLLDITNPQFSYGSGTLTGGGGSYWEAQLGYFGRVNYSFKDKYLLEGNVRYDGSSKFPTNLKWRWFPSFSAGWLASDEKFMQWANPALSMLKFRASWGSIGDQTVSSSLYVPTMSTGQSNWIGINGKENYVGTPSAVSTSITWQDINTLNLGVDAGFFNRQLGVTFELFKRNTNNMIVPEEGVIATFGAGAPKGNFGSLETRGWELSVDFNHHFSNGLGINVRGNVSDAKSIITAYGTTKSINSNYVGRTVGEIWGYRTDRLYQMSDFELDANGKLQLITLTAAESKYAGQKAYKLKPGPNGEKPVYQVLLQNSTNFKFGPGDVKFVDVNGDGEINNGSSLLDDHGDLEVIGNSSPRYEYGLRLGADYKGFDFSVFFQGVAKRQIWGDGTLAIPGYRPSDGAMPAAIANNYWTPDHTGAFYPAAYDNNSDNISNNMQIQSRYLLDMSYLRVKNLTLGYSLPKSLLKKLSISTLRLYTSMENFLTLDHLKGLPIDPEVINGYSMWNSSNYNSGRTGTGTPAFKSVSFGAQLTF, encoded by the coding sequence ATGAAAAAATATTTTACTATTGGCCTGCTGTTCTATGCATTTGTGTTAAATAATACCATCATCAGCAAAGCTTACGCTCAGGCACAAAGTCAACAAAAAACAATAACAATATTATCAAAAAAGAAGATAGGATTGTCCAGTATCTTCAAAGAAATATCAAAGCAATCTGGATATTCATTCATTTATTCTGAAGATCAGATCAAAGATTTTTACACCGATGATCTTCAGATTAGCCGACTCGAATTGGTCGATGCACTGAAGTATCTGGAACGCCATTTCCCAGTCGCGTTTAAAGTAGGAGAGCGTAGCATCTCCGTTGTGGTTGTACAAAAAAAACAAGAACAAATCCTCATTAAAGGAAGGGTAGTTGGTATAGATAATGCTCCAATACCGGGTGTTTCAATAAAAGAAAAAGGTAGCATCCAAGCAGTTATAGCCGATTCTGATGGGTATTTTAAAATTTCCACGCAAAATGTGCAGGGAATTTTGATCTTTTCCTATATCGGGTTTAAAACCATAGAACAGGATTTTAAAGGATCTACTTTAAGTATGATGATTAAGATGACTGAAAATGAAAACTCCTTAAATGAGATTGTTGTGGTAGGTTATGGCAGTCAAAAGAAGATTAATTTAACCGGGGCAGTTTCTACCATTGACGTAAAAAGCACCCTGGAAGGAAGGCCGGTTGCTGATGTGGGAAGGGCGCTTCAGGGGGGCGCAGCAGGTTTAAGAATCACAATTCCTAGTGGCGAGGTTGGGTCTGATCCCATCATTAAAATCAGAGGGCAAATCGGATCCTTATCTGGAGAATCTTCCCCATTGATTTTATTGGATAATGTTGAAATCCCAAGCATCGCTTTAGTAAATCCTGGAGATATAGAATCTATAACCATATTAAAAGACGCTGCTGCGTCTTCAATTTATGGAGCTAAAGCAGCGTTTGGCGTAGTTTTGATTACCACCAAACAAGGAACCGGTAAAGACAAACCCCAAATTAATTACTCCGGTAACCTGGCATTCCAGAATCCATGGAAAGAGCTGAAGATGGCAGATGTAGATGGCCTTAAATATGCCGTGGATGCAGCTGAACGAGTTGGTAAGACTTCGGCAACTGGTGGGTATTTCTTAGTAAATCGGGAGAGTTATGAAAGGGCGGTCGCGTGGAAAGAGAAGTATGGAAATAGTATTGGCCTGAATGATCCAACCGTGTACGGAAGGGATTGGTATGTCCAGAACAGCAGCAAAATGGGGGTGAGAACTTATGATCCCTTTGCAGCTATGGTAAAGGAATGGGCACCAACCCAACAGCATAATCTGTCGATAGGGGGTACATCTGGTAAAACTTCTTATTACCTTGGTTTAGCTGCCCTGGATCAAAGCGGCATGATGAAGCCCGCAAAATCAGATCAGTTTAGCCGGTATAACGCTTCCTTGAAAGTGACCAGTGAAATCAGTAAATACATCACTGCACGAGCTGGAGCTATCTATTCGAGGCGCAATAAGGAGTATCCCTATATTACCAGCTCTACCACTGCTGATCCATGGTACTATTTATTCAGATGGGGTCCGATTTATCCATTGGGTAACGATGAGAATGGCGATCCGATTCGTAGTCCTGCAAGTGAAGCAGCCGCAGCCAACACGGCAAATATTTTGCAGAACTACATGAATTTTAATCTGGGTAGTACCATCAATATCCTCAAAAACTGGAAAGCTGATGTGGATTACACTTTTTCTAATCAGGAAGAAATATCGAATCGTCCGGGTACAAGATATACGGGCCGGGACTCCTGGGCAGATCCTCTGAAAAGACTTGATAAGAATGGTGATCCGGTATATGTCAATAATGAAGGCAAGGTTGTGGCAAGTACCGACCCGGGAGCGATGCTTGCGTATGATATGATACTGTCGACTTATACAGCTCCCGGTTCAAACCCGGATCACTTCCGCAGACAATCATCAAATTTTTATCGTCATACCATCAATGCTTATACCACTTATAAATTAGATCTGGATAAAAACCATCACTTTAAGTATATACTAGGTCTGAATCGGGTTACTGATAAGAGTGCAGATCAATATACGCAAATAACCAACTTGTTAGATATTACTAACCCCCAGTTTAGCTATGGTTCTGGTACCCTTACCGGTGGTGGCGGCAGCTATTGGGAAGCTCAGCTAGGCTATTTTGGTCGTGTTAATTACTCCTTTAAAGACAAATATCTTTTAGAAGGTAATGTGCGGTATGACGGTTCATCTAAATTTCCTACTAATTTAAAATGGAGATGGTTCCCATCATTCTCTGCCGGTTGGTTGGCCAGCGATGAAAAATTCATGCAGTGGGCTAACCCCGCATTAAGCATGCTGAAGTTCAGAGCTTCATGGGGCTCCATTGGAGACCAGACGGTAAGCAGCAGTTTATATGTGCCTACTATGAGTACTGGACAGTCTAACTGGATCGGTATTAATGGAAAAGAGAACTATGTGGGAACGCCAAGTGCAGTTTCTACATCTATTACCTGGCAGGATATTAACACCTTGAACTTAGGGGTGGATGCAGGTTTCTTTAATCGTCAGTTAGGGGTAACATTTGAATTATTCAAAAGGAATACCAACAATATGATCGTTCCTGAGGAAGGGGTTATTGCCACATTTGGTGCAGGTGCTCCAAAAGGTAATTTTGGCTCTTTGGAAACAAGAGGCTGGGAGTTGTCCGTTGACTTTAATCATCATTTTAGTAATGGATTAGGCATCAATGTGAGAGGAAATGTTTCTGATGCAAAATCAATCATTACAGCGTATGGTACTACAAAGAGTATCAATAGCAACTATGTGGGTAGAACAGTTGGTGAAATCTGGGGATACAGAACTGATCGGTTGTATCAAATGAGTGACTTTGAATTGGACGCCAATGGAAAACTGCAGTTGATTACCCTGACTGCTGCCGAAAGTAAATATGCTGGTCAAAAGGCTTATAAGTTGAAACCTGGTCCCAACGGCGAAAAGCCAGTTTATCAGGTGCTTTTACAGAATAGCACTAACTTTAAGTTCGGTCCCGGAGACGTTAAATTCGTGGATGTGAATGGGGATGGCGAAATAAACAATGGAAGCTCATTATTGGATGATCACGGAGATTTGGAAGTAATTGGCAATTCTTCACCAAGATATGAATACGGATTAAGATTAGGAGCTGATTATAAAGGTTTTGATTTTTCAGTGTTTTTTCAGGGCGTTGCCAAACGTCAAATTTGGGGAGACGGTACTTTAGCCATCCCAGGTTACAGGCCAAGTGATGGTGCCATGCCTGCCGCTATTGCCAATAACTATTGGACACCTGATCATACCGGAGCATTCTATCCTGCAGCATATGATAACAATAGCGATAATATCAGTAATAATATGCAGATTCAGTCGAGGTATTTATTGGATATGTCCTATTTGCGGGTTAAGAACTTAACATTAGGCTATTCCTTACCTAAATCCTTGTTGAAAAAGCTAAGTATAAGCACGCTTAGGCTATATACTTCAATGGAAAATTTCCTGACTCTGGATCACCTAAAGGGCCTACCTATTGACCCGGAAGTGATTAATGGATACTCTATGTGGAATAGTAGTAATTATAATTCTGGTCGGACTGGTACTGGAACGCCTGCTTTCAAAAGTGTTTCTTTTGGTGCTCAATTGACTTTTTAA
- a CDS encoding FecR family protein, producing the protein MNYSNVIGYELKKQDINNRNFEKIWDELPIKGSLDPMRKERIWQHIDLQTTPVRKVGYKWLSAAAVLILAASALVFYYKTDRSNYLQVVAYETSKTILLKDGTEIILGQHSKLKYPFEFGWFNRDVILDGNAVFKVKHNGQSFTVNSGGFKTKVLGTFFKVEMSGGNTAGKVSLFEGKVEVSYNDSKKTILKPGDQWSYNIREDLPHLYHHGSLSAKSLQLNFKNTALTEVLRQLSVIYGIKVSIGGMVNQKMKITGTFYYSTPEQSLEEMGYPFGLSIKKINEHHYEIK; encoded by the coding sequence TTGAATTATTCAAACGTAATAGGTTATGAATTGAAAAAGCAAGATATAAATAATAGAAATTTTGAGAAGATTTGGGATGAGCTGCCGATAAAAGGCTCGTTGGATCCCATGCGGAAAGAACGTATATGGCAGCATATTGATCTTCAGACGACTCCAGTCAGGAAGGTTGGATACAAATGGCTGTCGGCTGCTGCTGTTTTGATCCTTGCCGCTTCGGCACTTGTATTCTACTATAAGACTGATAGAAGTAATTATCTGCAGGTAGTTGCTTATGAGACATCAAAAACCATTCTCCTGAAGGACGGTACTGAAATCATTTTGGGACAACATAGCAAGCTTAAATATCCATTTGAATTTGGGTGGTTTAATAGAGATGTGATATTGGATGGAAATGCAGTCTTTAAAGTTAAACACAACGGACAATCCTTTACTGTAAATTCAGGAGGCTTTAAAACAAAAGTACTGGGGACCTTTTTTAAAGTAGAAATGTCGGGTGGAAATACAGCTGGTAAAGTTTCTCTTTTTGAAGGAAAAGTAGAGGTAAGTTATAACGATTCAAAAAAAACAATCTTAAAACCAGGAGATCAATGGAGCTATAACATCAGGGAAGACTTACCGCATTTGTACCATCATGGAAGTTTGTCTGCTAAAAGTCTTCAGCTCAATTTTAAAAATACTGCCCTAACGGAAGTATTAAGACAGTTGTCTGTGATTTATGGAATAAAAGTAAGCATTGGGGGAATGGTTAATCAAAAGATGAAAATTACCGGAACTTTTTATTACAGTACCCCGGAACAATCACTAGAAGAAATGGGCTATCCCTTTGGTTTAAGCATTAAAAAGATAAATGAACACCATTATGAAATAAAGTAA
- a CDS encoding sigma-70 family RNA polymerase sigma factor — translation MNTVLVKIKNGDHKAFKCLFESYHYKIYQFAFRFTNDDAAAEDIVQNIFIHIWFNRTKLNEQAGLEAILFKTAKQEVSNWYRNMKSQELRIEDAGLLAQEDTEEEDQYKEVQKAYLYELLETLPEKRKKIFMLHRFEGLTCQEIAQHLSISKSAVENQINQALTYLRQKVRSAKPF, via the coding sequence ATGAATACAGTTTTGGTTAAAATAAAAAATGGGGATCACAAAGCCTTCAAGTGTCTGTTTGAATCTTACCATTATAAAATATACCAATTTGCATTCAGGTTTACTAATGATGATGCTGCAGCCGAAGACATCGTCCAAAATATATTTATACATATCTGGTTCAATAGAACAAAATTAAATGAACAGGCAGGTCTGGAGGCTATCCTTTTCAAAACGGCTAAACAAGAAGTTTCTAATTGGTACAGGAATATGAAAAGCCAGGAGCTGCGGATTGAGGATGCTGGCTTGCTCGCCCAGGAAGATACCGAAGAAGAGGATCAGTATAAAGAAGTACAGAAGGCTTATCTTTATGAATTACTCGAAACACTACCAGAGAAAAGAAAAAAAATATTTATGCTCCATCGATTTGAAGGACTCACTTGTCAGGAAATTGCCCAGCATCTTTCGATTTCAAAAAGTGCGGTTGAAAATCAAATAAACCAAGCCCTGACCTATCTTCGTCAGAAAGTAAGGTCGGCTAAACCATTCTAA
- a CDS encoding MarC family protein: MTETLHSFIHLLFIGVIALFPVVNPIGSAFIVSPYFAELSNEEKKLAVRKITFYAFCICTVSLFGGHYILELFGISIPVIQLAGGIMICKMGWEFLSSDDTQQEEAKEENALKKMKSEYRHLEGKLFYPLTFPVTTGAGTISVLFTLSAHSASSSMRNYLMNIGAILLAILFMCFLVYVFFLNTKRIINYLGSNGEKIVNRITAFLIFCVGLQIAISGIQTLVKS, from the coding sequence ATGACCGAAACACTTCATTCTTTTATACACTTGTTGTTTATAGGGGTTATTGCATTATTTCCCGTAGTTAACCCGATAGGTTCTGCCTTCATTGTAAGTCCATATTTTGCCGAATTGAGTAATGAAGAAAAAAAATTGGCGGTTCGGAAGATTACCTTTTATGCTTTTTGCATTTGTACGGTTTCCTTGTTTGGTGGTCACTATATCCTGGAGCTCTTTGGAATCTCCATTCCGGTAATACAACTTGCTGGTGGAATTATGATCTGTAAAATGGGCTGGGAGTTCCTGTCAAGTGATGATACACAACAGGAAGAGGCCAAAGAGGAGAATGCGCTAAAAAAAATGAAGTCCGAATATCGCCACTTGGAAGGGAAATTGTTTTATCCGCTAACCTTTCCGGTGACTACCGGCGCAGGGACGATTTCAGTTTTATTTACACTAAGTGCTCATAGTGCGTCAAGTAGTATGCGTAATTATTTGATGAATATAGGGGCTATTTTACTGGCTATTCTTTTCATGTGTTTTTTGGTTTACGTATTTTTTCTAAATACCAAAAGAATCATCAATTATCTGGGAAGTAACGGAGAGAAAATTGTGAATAGGATTACTGCATTCTTAATTTTCTGTGTTGGACTCCAGATTGCCATTTCTGGTATTCAAACTTTAGTTAAAAGTTGA
- a CDS encoding dihydrofolate reductase family protein: MRNVIYGINLTPDGCCDHTKFSGSEEIHEYFTDLMRDVDLIIYGRKTYQLMVPYWPEVAKKQSGTKTVNEFAQTFDAIDKVVFSKSLDTVEGNTRLIRANLTEEVLKLKQKPGKKISIGGVSLPSELIALGLVDEFYFVIHPVIVGQGRRLFDETGLQEPLNLKLVDSKVLKSGCVALHYLKQ; this comes from the coding sequence ATGAGAAATGTAATCTATGGTATCAATCTGACTCCAGATGGTTGCTGCGACCATACCAAATTTAGTGGCAGCGAAGAGATTCACGAGTATTTTACGGACCTCATGAGGGACGTTGACCTGATCATCTACGGACGTAAGACCTATCAGTTGATGGTTCCTTATTGGCCTGAGGTCGCAAAAAAACAGTCCGGAACGAAAACAGTGAACGAATTTGCGCAAACATTTGACGCCATTGACAAAGTTGTATTTTCCAAATCATTAGACACTGTTGAAGGAAATACAAGGCTTATTCGTGCGAATCTCACTGAAGAAGTACTGAAACTGAAACAGAAACCAGGCAAAAAAATTTCAATTGGGGGTGTAAGCCTGCCTTCGGAATTGATAGCGCTTGGCCTTGTTGACGAATTTTATTTTGTCATTCATCCCGTCATTGTCGGCCAAGGAAGAAGATTATTTGATGAGACAGGTCTTCAGGAGCCGCTAAACTTAAAACTAGTGGACTCGAAGGTGCTTAAATCAGGGTGTGTAGCGCTTCATTACTTGAAACAGTAA
- a CDS encoding DUF1343 domain-containing protein: protein MMRIISMLFLTLLAINIKCTAQIASSNQSTSNKAGIITGADQTEKYLPYLKGKRIGLVANQSSIIGKQSSVDSLVSLGIKVVKVFGPEHGFRGNASNGAVVGNEIDAKTGIPIISLYGKNEKPTKEQLADIDLMVFDIQDVGCRYYTNINTLEYVMEACAENNKELLILDRPNPNAYVVDGPVMTDDKFKSAIGIHYTPMTHGMTIGEFAQYLNGEGYLKKQCKINIIKVANYGRDMPYVLPIHPSPNLNTQQAVMLFPSLCMFEGTAINEGRGTYMPFTILGAPALKGKYSFSYKPVSIPGMSERPRHKDSVCYGLDLRNYDINKLRKSRQINLSLLIELYNAYPNKANFFTPGRANQDISAFDLRTGTDQLRKQIIAGVSERDIRKSWEPGLQKFKAIRAKYLLYPD from the coding sequence ATGATGAGAATTATTTCTATGCTCTTTTTAACGCTTCTGGCGATTAACATTAAATGTACCGCACAAATTGCATCGTCAAACCAAAGTACATCCAATAAGGCGGGAATTATCACAGGTGCCGACCAGACTGAAAAATATTTGCCTTATCTAAAAGGAAAACGAATTGGCTTAGTTGCAAATCAGAGTTCCATAATTGGAAAACAAAGCAGCGTAGACAGTTTAGTGAGCCTTGGAATTAAAGTTGTAAAAGTGTTTGGACCTGAGCATGGATTTAGAGGCAATGCCAGTAATGGAGCTGTGGTGGGCAATGAGATAGATGCTAAAACTGGCATTCCAATCATCTCTTTATATGGCAAAAATGAGAAGCCAACAAAAGAACAGCTGGCAGATATCGACCTTATGGTCTTTGATATTCAGGATGTGGGCTGCCGCTATTATACCAATATCAATACGCTGGAGTATGTGATGGAAGCCTGTGCAGAAAACAACAAAGAGCTGTTAATTCTTGACAGGCCTAATCCTAACGCATATGTAGTAGACGGGCCGGTAATGACTGATGATAAATTTAAATCTGCCATAGGAATCCATTATACACCCATGACTCATGGTATGACAATCGGTGAATTTGCACAATACCTTAACGGTGAAGGATATTTGAAAAAACAATGCAAAATAAACATTATAAAAGTTGCGAACTATGGTCGTGACATGCCTTATGTATTACCGATACATCCTTCGCCGAATTTAAATACACAGCAAGCTGTGATGCTTTTCCCGAGCTTATGTATGTTTGAAGGAACGGCTATCAATGAAGGCCGGGGAACTTATATGCCATTTACTATATTGGGAGCACCCGCATTGAAAGGCAAGTATTCATTTTCATACAAACCGGTAAGTATTCCCGGAATGAGTGAGAGACCACGTCACAAAGACTCTGTCTGCTATGGTCTTGATCTTCGTAATTATGATATTAACAAGCTTCGGAAGAGCCGCCAAATTAATTTATCGTTGTTAATTGAATTATACAATGCCTATCCGAATAAAGCTAATTTCTTTACTCCCGGAAGAGCGAATCAAGATATATCAGCTTTTGATTTGCGCACAGGTACTGATCAATTGAGAAAACAGATCATAGCAGGAGTATCGGAAAGGGACATCAGAAAAAGCTGGGAACCGGGATTACAAAAGTTTAAGGCTATACGGGCAAAGTATCTTTTATATCCGGATTAA
- a CDS encoding secondary thiamine-phosphate synthase enzyme YjbQ, with product MKIFQTTITLRARKRGFHLITDEVFSALSEIKILKVGICQVFIQHTSASLTINENADPTVRKDFEMFFNKAVPENDPDYEHDYEGSDDMPAHLKSSLLGSSVSLPISNGKFALGMWQGIYLCEHRDYGGERKLVITAWGDSIY from the coding sequence ATGAAAATTTTTCAAACAACTATCACACTAAGAGCAAGAAAGAGGGGCTTTCATCTGATTACTGATGAAGTATTTAGCGCGTTATCAGAAATTAAAATACTTAAAGTCGGGATTTGCCAGGTGTTTATCCAACATACTTCGGCTTCTCTCACGATAAATGAAAATGCAGATCCAACAGTTAGGAAGGATTTTGAAATGTTTTTTAATAAAGCTGTACCAGAAAATGATCCGGATTATGAACATGATTATGAAGGTTCTGATGATATGCCCGCACATTTAAAATCTTCTCTTTTGGGAAGTTCAGTAAGCTTGCCTATCAGTAATGGAAAGTTCGCTTTAGGTATGTGGCAAGGGATTTACCTTTGTGAACATCGTGATTATGGAGGAGAAAGAAAATTAGTAATAACAGCCTGGGGTGATAGCATATACTGA